One Notolabrus celidotus isolate fNotCel1 chromosome 18, fNotCel1.pri, whole genome shotgun sequence DNA window includes the following coding sequences:
- the ccdc78 gene encoding coiled-coil domain-containing protein 78 — protein sequence MDTQSQKQISNELEDQLQILTENNLKLRDKSERLLIKVGYLESRVGHLTSSNADLSSRLVQSGEDNLKVSKELVEEKLQTNEIREKFEEEAFELKNKILNQAGVITELEMERNKLSRELQSAEACLKAGEKNGRDLTEEHATLKKNYLTLTEALDKELAQSAELSTELLALAQAQDALRRQVEEQQQSVNTTTQGLHGELDRVRALISRMSHNKVELEDLAALDKEQKNIEKTLLGNQNEIKDMLEKMKNSYEEQQRKLEEKMVAMGKEQQENRRVIRDSQQKLSEQSAALMCSHSQVKEVEEDNSKLQLRVKELNEEYRERLVSYVQDISEYIDGLGDSRSPAEVSKMRAYVDSMLQDVRSSHRVREEQLASAARSFKKKLQKMTKAHHALLIAYRIQREQIILKSDCGLDPGPPETHFILELTEPRDETERETLQLHQEKGAVLKMPVQNEGRQGPSKLQQICEESWTDMSKQLKRITDSTLVGLEKDRALLITRATAAEAQVSELQDYINNHLGRFKGEISHMGGLHEKPEVGRAQSANSTLH from the exons ATGGATACACAGAGCCAGAAGCAAATTTCGAATGAACTTGAGGATCAACTTCAAATTCTGACAGAAAACAAT CTGAAGCTTCGAGACAAAAGTGAACGCCTTCTCATCAAAGTTGGCTACCTGGAAAGCAGAGTGGGTCACCTGACCAGCTCCAACGCAGACCTGTCCAGTAGGCTGGTACAGAGTGGGGAGGACAACTTGAAG GTATCTAAAGAGCTTGTGGAGGAGAAACTTCAGACAAACGAGATAAGAGAGAAGTTTGAGGAAGAGGCATTTGAACTGAAAAACAAG ATACTGAACCAGGCTGGTGTGATAACAGAGTTAGAGATGGAGCGGAACAAGTTGTCCAGGGAACTCCAGTCAGCTGAGGCTTGTTTAAAAGCAGGAGAGAAGAATGGCCGAGACCTGACAGAGGAGCATGCCACACTGAAGAAAAACTACCTCACGCTGACTGAGGCCCTCGATAAAGAGCTGGCTCAGAGTGCAGAGCTTAGTACTGAGCTGCTGGCTCTGGCCCAGGCTCAGGATGCCCTCCGTAGGCaggtggaggagcagcagcagagtgtaaACACCACCACTCAGGGCCTGCATGGAGAGCTGGACAGGGTGCGGGCTCTGATCAGCCGCATGTCACACAATAAAGTCgag CTTGAGGATCTGGCAGCTTTGGATAAGGagcaaaaaaatattgaaaaaact CTTCTTGGAAACCAAAATGAGATCAAAGACATGCTGGAAAAAATGAAGAACAGCTatgaggagcagcagaggaaactGGAGGAGAAAAT GGTAGCCATGGGTAAAGAGCAGCAGGAGAACAGGAGAGTGATCCGCGACAGTCAGCAGAAACTTTCTGAGCAGAGTGCG GCCCTCATGTGCTCTCACAGCCAAGTGAAGGAGGTAGAAGAAGATAACTcaaagctgcagctcagagtcAAAGAGCTCAACGAGGAGTATCGGGAAAGGCTTGTCAGCTATGTGCAGGACATATCT GAGTACATTGATGGTCTTGGAGACAGTAGAAGCCCTGCAGAGGTCTCTAAGATGAGGGCGTACGTGGACAGCATGCTCCAGGATGTTCGTTCATCTCACAGGGTCAGAGAGGAACAGCTCGCCTCTGCTGCCCGCTCCTTCAAGAAAAAACTTCAGAAGATGACCAAGGCCCATCATGCTCTCCTCATTGCATACAG GATTCAGCGGGAGCAGATCATACTCAAATCAGACTGTGGTCTTGACCCTGGACCCCCAGAAACCCACTTCATACTGGAGCTTACTGAACCAAGAGATGAAACAGAAAGGGAGACTCTGCAGCTCCATCAGGAAAAG GGGGCTGTCCTCAAAATGCCTGTTCAAAATGAGGGCCGTCAGGG GCCGTCAAAACTGCAGCAGATATGTGAGGAATCCTGGACAGACATGAGCAAACAGCTGAAGCGGATCACCGACTCCACTCTT GTGGGCTTAGAGAAGGATCGTGCCCTGCTCATCACCAGAGCAACAGCTGCAGAGGCGCAGGtatcagagctgcaggactACATAAACAACCACCTGGGCAG GTTTAAAGGGGAGATCTCACATATGGGAGGACTACATGAAAAACCCGAGGTGGGGCGTGCCCAAAGTGCTAATTCAACTCTTCATTAA
- the metrn gene encoding meteorin → MSSFGVWINAMWILLFVIFDVALSSYSEDQCSWRGSGLSQQQGSVEQISLHCSEGTLDWLYPKGALRLSLSPRLPSVAVGPGGSSPGLITACVKPSEQFHGAQLYLERDGVLELLVGDRLKSSSPPRVRCFSRLPGEKVALFLQATPHQDISRRIASFRYELRGDWNAQLSLDTNRISSEDACRPCNNTEILMAVCTSDFVVRGNIRSVVEDDNLRASVIKVSATRVFRQKYALFTGNSRLSRKGEVRTLMQCGVKPGPGSFLFTGRVHFGEAWLGCAPRYKDFQKAYMMAKAAQQIPCELPVD, encoded by the exons ATGTCTTCGTTTGGAGTTTGGATTAACGCAATGTGGATTttactttttgtcatttttgacGTGGCTCTATCAAGCTATTCTGAAGACCAGTGCAGCTGGAGAGGAAG TGGTCTGTCCCAGCAGCAGGGCAGTGTGGAGCAGATCTCCCTTCACTGCTCAGAAGGCACCCTTGACTGGCTGTATCCCAAAGGAGCCCTGcgactctccctctccccccgtCTGCCCTCAGTGGCAGTGGGTCCTGGCGGGAGCAGCCCAGGTCTTATCACTGCTTGTGTTAAGCCCTCAGAGCAGTTCCATGGAGCCCAGCTCTACCTGGAGAGAGACGGGGTCCTGGAGCTCCTAGTGGGGGACCGCCTGAAGTCCTCATCCCCACCAAGGGTCCGCTGTTTCAGCCGTCTGCCAGGAGAGAAGGTGGCTCTGTTCCTGCAGGCTACTCCTCATCAGGACATCAGCAGGAGGATTGCTTCCTTCAGATATGAGCTGAGGGGTGACTGGAACGCTCAGCTGTCACTGGACACCAACCGCATCAGTAGTGAAG ATGCCTGCAGACCCTGCAACAACACTGAGATTCTGATGGCTGTTTGCACTAGTGACTTTG TCGTACGAGGTAACATCCGATCAGTGGTGGAAGATGACAACCTTCGAGCTTCAGTGATCAAAGTCAGCGCCACCAGAGTGTTTCGTCAAAAGTACGCCCTCTTCACAGGAAACAGTCGCCTGAGCAGAAAGGGCGAAGTCCGGACTCTGATGCAATGTGGCGTCAAACCTGGGCCCGGCAGCTTCCTCTTCACAGGCCGGGTCCACTTTGGAGAAGCCTGGTTAGGCTGCGCTCCACGCTACAAGGACTTCCAGAAAGCATATATGATGGCCAAAGCAGCGCAGCAGATCCCCTGTGAACTGCCTGTAGACTGA